Below is a genomic region from Bacillota bacterium.
AGACCTGCTTTCCGGTTAAGGTCTCCAGTTCCTTACGGAGGTTCTCCGCCTCGACACCGCCGCGGCCAATGACCATACCCGGCCTGGCGGTGTGAATGGTGATCCTGATCCGGTTGGCGGCCCGCTCTATCTGGACGCGCGAGATGCCGGAGGCGTAGAGCCGCTTCTTTATGAACTTCTTCAGCTTCAGGTCTTCATGAAGAAGCTCGGCGAAGTTCTTGTCGGCATACCACGTCGAATCCCACGTCCGGTTGATTCCAAGCCTGAGTCCGATCGGATTGACCTTCTGCCCCACGCGTCTAACCCTCCCTTTCTCTCACGATGACCGTAATGTGGCTCGTCCGCTTCAGGATCCTGTCAGCCATCCCTCGCATCCTCGGTAGGATACGTTTGAGCGTGGGACCTGGGTCAACGTAGGCCACGGCCACGTAAAGATCGTCCTTGGACATATCCAGGTTGTTCTCTGCGTTCGCAGCGGCGGACTTGATCACCTTGCTAACGACCGTCGACGCCGCCTGCGGAGTATACTTCAATATGGTCAGGGCCTCGTCAACGTCTTTCCCGCGCACCAGGTCCACCACCCGGCGGACCTTTCGCGGGGACATACGCACATACTTGGCAACTGCCCTGGCTTCCACCTGTGCCTGACCCCCCTCGTGCCCTTCCGGCCCGCGTTATCGCTTCATGGCGGTGGGCTTGTCAGTAGTAGACCTGTGCCCTCTGAACATTCTGGTCGGCGCGAACTCGCCGAGCCTGTGCCCTACCATGTCCTCTACGATGTAGACCGGCACGTGCTTCCGGCCGTCATGGACTGCGATGGTGTGGCCTACCATGTCGGGCATGACCATCGACGCCCGCGACCAAGTCTTCACGATCTCCTTCTTGCCGGCCTTATTCAAGCTCTCAATCTTCTTGGCGAGGGCTGGGTACACATACGGTCCTTTCTTGAGTGACCTTCCCATCGGCGCGCCTCCTTTCAGAACCCCGTGCCTATCTCCCGCCCCTGCGTCTGACTATCAACCTGTCAGACGCCTTGGGCTTTCTGGTCTTGTGCCCCAGGGTCGGAACGCCCCACGGGGTCACCGGGCTCTTGAGTCCCACCGGGGACCGGCCCTCTCCACCGCCGTGCGGGTGGTCGACGGGGTTCATGACCACTCCACGGTTGTGCGGTTTCCTGCCCAGCCAGCGCTTACGGCCGGCTTTCCCGAGCTTGATGTTCTCGTGGTCGACGTTGCCCACTTGTCCGATCGTAGCTCTGCACTCTGCCCTGACCATTCGCATCTCGGTGGAGGGCAGTCTCAAGGTGACGTAGTCGCCTTCCTTGGCCATTATCTGCGCGCCAGCCCCGGCGCTGCGAGCCATCTGTGCGCCTCTGCCCGGCACCAGCTCGATGGCGTGGACCACTGTCCCGACAGGTATATTGGCGAGCGGCAGAGCGTTCCCGGGCTTGATGTCCGCGCCCGGCCCGGACATGATCACATCGCCCACCTTCAACCCGAGGGGAAGAAGGATATAGCGCTTCTCGCCGTCTGCGTAGTTCACCAGACCGATCCTGGCAGACCGGTTCGGATCATATTCAACCGAGGCGATCTTGCCAGGAACACCGTCCTTGTCCCTCTTGAAGTCGATGATCCGGTACGCCCGCTTGTGGCCTCCCCCTCTGAACCTCGCGGTCACCCGGCCCTGGTCGTTCCTCCCGCCGGTCCCCCGCAAAGGCGCACGCAAGGATCTCTCCGGCCTGGAGCGGGTTATTTCCTCGAACGTGGACACGGACATCTGCCGCCGTCCAGGTGATGTAGGCTTGAAAGCCTTAATTGGCATCCTGCTGACCTCCTTCGCGAACGGACCTACGCCCCCTCAAAGAGCGGGATGCGGTCTCCTTCTCTCAACGTTACTATGGCCTTCTTCCAGTCAGGGGTCTTGCCCTCGTGCCGGCCAAGCCTCTTCACCTTGCCACGCATGGTGACGGTGTTAACGTCAACCACGCGGACCTTGAATATGGCCTCCACCGCACGGGCAATCTCGACCTTGTTAGCGTCCGGTCTGACCCGGAAGGCGTACTTGCGCTGCTCCATCATGGCCGTGCTCTTCTCGGTGACCAGCGGCTTTATGACGATGTCCTGCGGATGCAGCATCAGGCAAACGCCTCCTCTGTCCTCTGGACCGCGTCCTGGGTCATGATGAGCGCGACGTGGTCCATAATATCGTAGACATTGAGTCCCTCAACGGTCAGGACCTTCACATTCGGAACGTTCCTTGCAGATCTCTCGACCATCTCGTTCCGCTCGCTCGTAACCACAAGGGGTTCGGCCACGTTCAGCTGGCGGAAGAGGTTCACCATCCGCTTGGTGCTGGGTGCTGTCAGATCGAACGAGTCCACAACGTAAACGGAATTTGCAAGGGCCCTCGAGGAGAGGGCCGAAAGCAACGCGAGTCTCCTGACCTTCCGCGGGATTGAATACGCATACTCCCTCGGAGTCGGTCCGAAGACAATCCCGCCGCCTCTCCACAGAGGAGACCGCCTGGAGCCCTGACGCGCGCGGCCAGTCCCCTTCTGCCTCCACGGCTTGTGCCCGCCGCCTGAGACCTCGGAGATGGTCTTCGTGTCGTGGGTGCCCGCACGCCTGCTCGCGAG
It encodes:
- the rplD gene encoding 50S ribosomal protein L4: MPKAPLFNSKGERLGEVDLPEAVFGIDPNEHAVHEAVVMQLASRRAGTHDTKTISEVSGGGHKPWRQKGTGRARQGSRRSPLWRGGGIVFGPTPREYAYSIPRKVRRLALLSALSSRALANSVYVVDSFDLTAPSTKRMVNLFRQLNVAEPLVVTSERNEMVERSARNVPNVKVLTVEGLNVYDIMDHVALIMTQDAVQRTEEAFA
- the rplW gene encoding 50S ribosomal protein L23, with the translated sequence MLHPQDIVIKPLVTEKSTAMMEQRKYAFRVRPDANKVEIARAVEAIFKVRVVDVNTVTMRGKVKRLGRHEGKTPDWKKAIVTLREGDRIPLFEGA
- the rpsS gene encoding 30S ribosomal protein S19; the protein is MGRSLKKGPYVYPALAKKIESLNKAGKKEIVKTWSRASMVMPDMVGHTIAVHDGRKHVPVYIVEDMVGHRLGEFAPTRMFRGHRSTTDKPTAMKR
- the rplV gene encoding 50S ribosomal protein L22 gives rise to the protein MEARAVAKYVRMSPRKVRRVVDLVRGKDVDEALTILKYTPQAASTVVSKVIKSAAANAENNLDMSKDDLYVAVAYVDPGPTLKRILPRMRGMADRILKRTSHITVIVREREG
- the rplB gene encoding 50S ribosomal protein L2 encodes the protein MPIKAFKPTSPGRRQMSVSTFEEITRSRPERSLRAPLRGTGGRNDQGRVTARFRGGGHKRAYRIIDFKRDKDGVPGKIASVEYDPNRSARIGLVNYADGEKRYILLPLGLKVGDVIMSGPGADIKPGNALPLANIPVGTVVHAIELVPGRGAQMARSAGAGAQIMAKEGDYVTLRLPSTEMRMVRAECRATIGQVGNVDHENIKLGKAGRKRWLGRKPHNRGVVMNPVDHPHGGGEGRSPVGLKSPVTPWGVPTLGHKTRKPKASDRLIVRRRGGR